The DNA window CGTGATGCCCCTGGGCGAGCGCCTGGTCCGCCCGCCTCGGGAGAAGGTGGCCGCCTTCGAAGTGCTGGACGAGGAAGAGGGCCAACTCACCAACCCGGGCCTGCGGTGACCCCCCGCGTCCGGATGACGGGTTGATGGAGTGGGCCTGAACGGGGTTCAATGGGCCCCAGTGGTGGAACCCCCTCCCCCATGAACGCTCACAATCCTTCCGCCCGGCTGCGCCCCTTCCGGCCCCAGCCCTTTGGCCGGTACACCCTCCTGTCCCACCTGGGGACGGGCGGCATGGGAGAGATCTACCTTGCCCGGCTGGAGGGCGCGCAGGGTTTCGAGAAGCTGTGCGTCATCAAGAAGATCCTCCCGCAGCTCGCGGAGGACTCGGACTTCGTCGAGCGCTTCGTCGGTGAGGCGCGCACGCTGGTGCGGTTGAGCCATGGCTCCATCGCGCAGGTGCTGGACATGGGGCTGCACGAGGGCGAGGCCTACATGGCCCTCGAGCACGTGGACGGAAAGGACCTGCGCAAGGTGGCCGCGCGCGTCCGGGACCGCCAGGTGCCGCTGCCGCTGACGTTCATCCTCTACGTCATGGGCCGGGTGCTGGACGCGCTCGCCTATGCGCACCGCAAGAAGGATGACGACGGAGAGGACCTGAAGCTGGTCCACCGCGACATCTCGCCGCAGAACATCCTCATCTCCTACGAGGGGGAGGTGAAGGTCATCGACTTCGGGCTCGCCAAGAGCCGGCTGTCGGCGGCGAAGACGAACCCCAGCATCATCCTGGGCAAGTTCCTCTACATGTCCCCGGAGCAGGCGCGGCACCAGCCGGTGGACCGCCGCAGTGACTTGTACGCGGTGGGGTTGACGCTCTACGAGCTCATCTCGGGGAAGAACCCCTTCGACGGCATCCACCCGGGCGAGCTGATGTCCGTGGTGGCCAACCCGAAGGTGGCCCCGCTGGACGAGGTGGAGCCGCTCACGCCGCGCGCGGTGACGGCGCTGGTGGCCAAGGCGCTGGAGGTGGACCCCACGCAGCGCTTCCAGTCGGCGGAGGAGTTCCGCGGGCGGCTCCAGGCGTGCTTGATGGAGATCGACCCCAGCGCGGGGCCGGAGAGCGTCAGCCGCTTCATGCGGGAGCTGTTCGCGGCGGACTTCCAGTTCGAGCGGCGGCTGTTGACAAGCCTGCGGGACGTGCCTCGCGGTGGAGGGACTTCCGAGTCGCGCGCGGTGGAGTCGGACGAAGGAGGCCCGGCGCCGCGTCCGACGCTGCCGGCGGGCGCGATGCTGCCCGCGAAGACGATTCGCCTGGATGGCCCGGTGGAGGCGCTGTCCTTCCATCCCACGCCGCGCAGCCGCGATGGTGGCGGCCCGGTGAACGATGGCGAGACGCGGCCCGGCATCCCCATCGACGAGGCCACGCGGCCCGCCTTCCCCGTGGAGGCGATCGAGGAGGAGGCGCGTGCCCGGGCGGCCCGGCTGAATCCGGACACGTCGCCTTCGGTGGAGGTGGCACCGGAGCCCGTCGTTCGTCCGCCGCCCGTGCCGCCTCCGGCCATCGAGCCCCTGCCTCGGCCGGGGATGCTGTCCCTGGATGTGTCGTTCGCGCCGCTGCCCGCGGAGGCCCTGCCGCCACCGCCCGTGGTCGCGCCGCGTTCGGACATGCGGCCCACGGAGCTGGAGCTTCGGCCCGTCGGCGCGGTGATGGGGCTGTCGCTGGAGCCGGAGCTGGTGGTGCCTCCGGAGAACACGGAGCCGCGCGGGGAGCCGCTGCGGTCGCCGGGGGAGGACACGCGGCCGGGTGTCGCGGGAGCACGGCAGCCCGCGCCCGTCATGGGGGGGAGGCCAGGGGGAGCGCCGCCTCCTGCCCCAGTGATGCCGCAGCGTCAGTCGTTGTCCGGCCCCACGGCTCCTCCGCCTCCGGGTTCGCCCTCTCGGTCGGGGCCCATGGTGATGCCGGCCATCCCGGGGCTGCCGCCGCCGGGCGCGCCGCCACCGGGTTCTCCGACGCGGTCGGGAGCGATGGTGATGCCCGCTGTCACGGGGCAGCCGCCACCGGGTTCTCCGACGCGGTCGGGTGCGATGGTGATGCCCGCTATCGCGGGACAACCGCCGCCGGGCGCGCCGCAGCCGGGGTCTCCGCAGAGGCCGATGCCCGCTGCTCCGGGGATGTTTCCACCAGGAGCGCCGCCACCCGGTTCACCGCAGCGGTCGGCGTCGATGTCGATGCCCGCTGTTGGGGGGCTGCCGCCGGGCGTGCCTCCGCCGGGTGCTTCGCAGAGACCGCCGGGGATGTCTCCACCGGGAGCGCCGCCACCGGGTTCTCCGCAGCGGTCGGCGTCGATGTCGATGCCCGCTGTCGGGGGGCTGTCGCCGCAAGGTGTGTCGCCACCAGGAGCACCGCAGCGACCAGCGTCGATGCCCGCGGGTGCGCAGCCGTCCCCCATGGCGCAATCGCCGGGTGCGCCGCAGAGGCCGATGTCTGGTGCCTCGCCAGTGGCTGGTGCGCCAGCGCGGACGGGGGCGCTGATGATGCCCGCGGTCGTCGCGCCCGGAGCCGTGGGGCGCGCTGCCGCTTCCGACGAAGTGTTCGACTTCCGGGGCGATGCTCCGGCACACGAGTCGCTGACCGAGGAGTCGCGGGTCGGAGACTCTCGAGCCGATGACGCCGAGCCCCCGCTCGTCGCGCGAGGAGAGTCCGAGGCGGACGGCGACCTCCCGGTCGTCACGCCGGAGCAGATGGGCTACGGCGAGTCCCCCTCGCGCATGGAGGAGATGGACACGAATCCGCGCGTGTCCCGGCCCTCGCGGACGGAGCGCTCGGACGACACGCAGCCTCGAGGGCCGCGTGACGGGGACACGGACCCGCGTGCTCCCCGCGAATCGGACACCCAGCCTCGTGCCGCGGCCATGGTCCATGAGGACACGCAGCCGCGCGTGGTGTTGGACGCGAGCTTCCTGCGCGACGCGGAAGGCGCGGTGCGCGAGCACGAGGAGCGGCTGGGCACGGCCCGTCCGAAGACAGGCTCGCGGCGGGTTCGTCAGTCTTCACCGGGCATGTCCCCAGTGCAGGGCCGGCGCACGGGGTCGACGTCCGCCATCCGCCCCGCGCCCGCGCCAGTGCCCGTCGAGGACGACGAAGAGGATGTGGACGTGCGCGTGTCCATGCCCTCTCACGAGGAGACGCGGCGCACGTCCGTGCCCTCCCGGCCCTCGAGCCGGGGGCCAGGGGAAGACACCCGCAAGACGGCGATGCCCCGTCGCTCCTCGAAAACGGCCGTCGTGGTGGTGACGGGCGTGATGGTCGCGTTGGTCGCGGGGGCGACCGCGCTCGCACTGGCCCCCGAGGTGCGCAAGGCGGTGATGCGGCAGCTCGGCATCCCCTCGGCGCGCGAGGTGCCTGTGATTCCCAAGGCCCGCGCTTCCGCCGCGCCATCCCAGGGAACCCCCACCGAGGTCACGCTGCGCGACGGTGCGCTTCCGGAGGATGCTCCGGACACGGCGCCCACGGTGGTGGATGCACCCGCGGCGGCCGCGCCTGCTCCCTCGAAGAACGACGCCGCCCATGTGGCGGAGGACAACACGCTGCTGGCGCCGCTGATGTCCGACGGGAACACGAAGTCCGCGACCGTGAAGCGCTCCGGCACGTCCCGGGTGCGAATCATCTCTGGCGGCGCGGGTCGAAATGTCTCCGAGCTCAAGCGGGAGTGGAAGGCCACCCTCGCGCTGTTCAAGACGCTGGAGGAGTTCCGCTCCTGCGACGACCTGGGGCACCTGTGCCTGAAGCGGGATGACCTGCGCGAGCAGATTGAAACCTCTCCAGGGGGAGAGACGGACCCGGTCCTCCTCGACAAGGTGAGGCAGTTCAAGAGAATCGTGCAGCAGCAGCTGGACAAGGTGGCCGAGTGAAGCGCCTGACGCGTTCACGGGACTTCCAGGAGTCAGGGTGTTGACCGGAAGTCCCGCGCGGGAAAGCCTCCGGGCATGAGCCTCCCTCTGATTGCCGGAGTGTTCCTGGCGGTACTGGCCCTGGGCTATCGCTTCTACGGCGGCTTCATCGCCCGGCAGTTCGGGTTGGACCGCGAGGTCGCCACGCCCGCGCACACGAAGCAGGACGGCGTGGACTTCGTGCCGACGAAGCCCTTCTACCTGCTGGGGCAGCACTTCAGCGCGATTGCCGCGGCGGGCCCCATCGCCGGGCCCATCCTGGCGGCGCAGCAGTTCGGCTGGTTGCCGGCGCTCCTGTGGATTGCGGTGGGGGCGGTGTTCATCGGGGCCATGCATGACTTCGCGACGTTGGTGGCCAGCGTGCGGCACGGCGCGGTCTCCATCGCGGAGGTGGTGCGCAGCCACCTGGGGCCCACGGCGGGCCTGGCGATGCTGGCCTTCATCTGGGTGGCGCTCGTCTACGTCATCGTCGCCTTCACGGACGCGACGGCCGCGACGTTCGTGAGCGGCGACGCGGAGCTGGAGGGGCTCACGTTCCGCTTCAACCCGGGCGGCGCGGTGGCCTTCGCGTCCATCGCGTACCTGGTGCTCGCGGTGGTGATGGGGTTGGTGGACCGGTACCTGAAGCCTCCGCTGTGGCTCCAGACGCTCATCTTCGTGCCCGCGACGTTGGGCGTGGTGTTCCTGGGCACGCGCATGTCCACGCTGCTGGTGATGGACGCGAAGAGCTGGGCGGCCCTCATCCTGGCGTACTGCTTCGTCGCGTCGCTCACGCCCGTCTGGGTGCTCCTCCAGCCGCGCGGCTACCTCGGAGGCTTCGTCCTCTACGCCGCGCTGGCGGTGGGCGTGGTGGGCATCTTCTACGGTGGGCTGAGCGGCGAGCTGTCGATTCAGCAGCCGGCCTTCGTGGGGTTCGAGGTGGCGGGCCCCTCCGGCATGTTGTTCCCCTTCCTCTTCGTCACCATCGCCTGTGGCGCGTGCTCGGGCTTCCACGGGTTGGTGTGTTCGGGCACCACGTCGAAGCAGATAGACCAGGAGCCGCACTGCAAGCCGGTGGGGTACGGGGCGATGTTGCTGGAGGGCTTCGTGGCCGTCATCGCGCTGGCGACGGTGATGGTCGCCACGAAGGCGGACCTGACGGGCAAGGCGCCGGGCGCGGTGTACGGCGCGGGCCTGGGGCGCTTCCTCGTCACGGTGCTGGGCAAGGAGCACCTCGTCTTCGCGACGACGTTCGGCGCGATGGCGTTCTCCACGTTCGTGTTCGACACGCTCGACGTGTCCACGCGGCTGGGGCGCTACATCCTCCAGGAGCTGACGGGGAAGAAGGGGCGGGCCGCGGCGATGGTGGCCACGCTGGTGACGTGTGGCGTGCCGCTGCTCTTCGTGTTCCTGGCGGGGACGGGCGCGTGGCGCTCGTTCTGGACGTTGTTCGGGACGTCGAACCAGTTGCTGGCCTCGCTGTCGCTGCTGGGCGTCTGCGTCTGGCTCAAGCGCACGGGGCGGCCGTTCGGCTATGCGCTGGTGCCCATGGTGTTCGTGGGGGCGGTGACGGTCACCAGCCTGGTGCTCCTGGTGCGCGAGGCCCTCCTGCCGATGAGCTCGGCGGTGTCCCGGGTGAACGGCGTGGTGGCCGTGGTGTTGTTGGCGTTGGCGCTGTCCCTCTTCACGGTGGGCGCGCGCGCGCTGCTGGCTCGCCGTCCTCCTCCCGCTCCGGCGCCCGCTGTCTGAGCGGGTTTCCAGGTCCTGTTCATGCTTCGTTACGCCGTCGCCATCTTCACCAGCGCCTTCCTGTTGTTCGGGGTCCAGCCCCTGGCGGGACGCTATGCGCTGCCGTGGTACGGCGGGACGCCCGGAGTCTGGACGGCGTGCATGCTCTTCTTCCAGGTGGCGCTCCTGGGAGGCTATGCGTACGCGCACGGGTTGGCCTCGCGGCTGACGGCGCGGACGCAGGCGAAGGTGCACCTGGGCGTGGTGGCGGGGGCGGTGGTGCTGCTGGCCCTCCGGGCGTTGTGGGTCGGGTCTCCTGTCGCGCCGGGCGCCGAGTGGCGGCCCTCCGGCTCGGAGTGGGCGGTGCCCAGGCTGCTGGCGATGCTGGCCGTCACCATCGGGCTGCCCTTCTTCGTGCTGAGCACGACGGGGCCGCTGCTCCAGTCGTGGTTCGCGCGAGCGCGTCCCGGCCGCTCGCCGTATGCGCTGTACGCGCTGTCCAACGTGGGCTCGCTGCTGGCGCTGCTGGGCTATCCCTTCCTGGTGGAGCCGTGGGTGGGGCGGGGCGCGCAGGCGTGGGGCTGGGGCGTGGGCTTCGTCCTCTTCGCGGTGGCCTGCGCGGTGTGCGCGGTGGATGTGCTGCGCCATGAGCGCGCGGGAGCCGTCGCCGCCACGTCGAGCGCGGACGCGACTCGGCCGGGCGACACGTCGACCCCCAGTGCCGAGGCTCTGACGACTGCGGGACGCGAGCCGCTGGATGCCGAGACCGCGTTCGAGGCGATGAAGCAGGAGGCTCGGGGCACGGCCATCGCCTCACCGGACACGGATGCACGGCCCGGCGTGGGCAAGACGCTGACGTGGCTGGCCCTGTCGATGTGCGCGTCGGTGCTGCTGCTGGCGACGACGAACCAGCTCTCGCAGGACGTGGCTGCGGGGCCGTTCCTCTGGGTGCTGCCGCTCGCCGTCTACCTGCTCACCTTCATCATCGCCTTCTCGCGCGAGTCCTTCTATTCGCGCACCCTCTACTCGGTGCTGCTCATCGGCTCCGGCGCGGCGGTGGCGCATGCACACGCGGCGGGGCCGCACTTCCCGCTGCCCCTGCAACTGCTCGCCTATGCCGTGTCGCTCTTCGCCGGCTGCATGGTGTGCCACGGCGAGCTGTACCGGCTGCGGCCCGCGCCCCGTCACCTGAGCGCCTTCTACCTGTGGGTCTCCGCGGGCGGCGTGCTGGGCGCGCTGTTCGTCAGCGGCGTGGCCACGGCCCTCTTCCGCGCGTACTGGGAATACCCCCTCTCGCTCGGAGGCTGCTGCGCGGTGGCGTTCGCGGGCATGGTGCGCGGCCCCTCCGGAGAGACATGGAGCCAGCGCGGTCGCCGGGTCCTGCGCGGCGCGATGCTCGTCATGGTGACGGCGAACCTGTTCCTGACGGTGAACCGCGAGCTCGACCGGGCCCTCTTCAGCGCGCGCAACTTCTTCGGCGTGGTGCGGGTGATGGAGCAGAACGCGGGGCAGCCGAACAACCACCTCTTCAGCCTGCGCCATGGCGCCATCACCCATGGCTGGCAGTACGTCGCGCCAGAGCGTCGCGCGGAGCCGACCACGTACTTCACGCAGCAGTCCGGCCTGGGGCACGCCATCGCCGAGCAGCGCCGCCTGCGCGAGGCGGTGGGCCTGCCGCCGGGGCTGCGCGTGGGCGTGCTGGGCCTCGGCGTCGGAACCAGCGCCGCGCTGCTCGAGAAGGGCGACGTGGGCCGATTCTATGAAATCAACCCCGCGGTCATCGCCTTGGCACGCGGTGAAGGGGGCTTCTTCAGCTACCTGGGCGACTCGCCCGCGACCATCGACGTGGTGGAGGGCGACGCGCGCATCTCCCTGGAGCAGGAGCTGGAGCGCGGCGAGCCCAATGCCTTCGACGTGCTGGCGCTGGATGTCTTCTCCTCGGACGCGGTGCCCGTGCACCTGCTCACCGAGGAAGCCGTGTCCCTCTACCGCAAGCACCTGGGCCCGCACGGCGTGCTCGCGCTGCACATCAGCAACGTGCACCTGGACCTGGTGCCGGTGACGCTCGCACACGCGCGCCGCCTGGGCATGCACGCGACGTTCGTCTTCCACGAGACGCAGGGAGACGCGCTGCGCAGCAACTGGATGCTGCTGAGCCAGGACAAGGAGTTCTCCTGGGGCCCCACCTTCACGCGCTCCACCGCGCGCGTGCGCCGCCTGGGGCTGCGAGGCGAGCCGGACTTCATCTGGACGGATGACCGCAGCAGCGTGCTGCAGGCGGTCCGCCAGGGAGGCCCCAACGCGAGCGTCATGGACATCGAGGCCGCCTCGGGACCTCCGGCCGTGGCTCAGCCCGCGGCGGACTGACTCACGCGCGAGACGCGGAGCCTGGATGCCGGTGGGCCGCGGGGCTCAGGTCCAGGCCGATGAGCAGCAGCAGCACCGCGCACGGCAGCCCCAGCGCCGCGGGCCCATGCCGCATGTAGAGGAACGGGCCGCTGGTGCACCCCACGAGGAACGACAGGGCCAGCCCCAGGTGCAGCCGGGTGCGCTCGAACTCGATGGCGGAGGGCAGGGCGCGGAGCTGCCGCACCACGCCCGGGAGGCCCTGTCCCCGCGCGCCGTCCCGCACCCACGCGAACATCCGCACCACCTGGATGCCGATGTCCGTCAGCACCCCGGTGACGTGCGTGGTGCGCACCACCGCGCCGGACACGCGGGTGACGAGCGCGTTCTGCAACCCCATGACGAAGGACAAGCCCCACAGCAGCACCGGCGCGCGAGTGCCGGGCGAGGCCCCCAGCGCCATGCCGATGCCCGCGAGCAGCAGCACCTCCACCAGCAGCGCCGCGACATGCCGCCCGCGCGAGCGATGACGGGACGCATCCAGCAGCGCCGCCGCGCACACCGCGCCGAGCACGAAGGACACCAACAACTGCGCCGCGAGCACCGCGAGGTGCCGCTCTCCCTGCGCGAGCGACTCACCCAGCGCCGCCATGTTCCCGGACATGTGCGAGGTGTGCATGCCGAGCGCGACGAAGCCCGTCGCATTCACTTCACCGGCGACCGCCGCGAGCAGCAGCGAGAGCACCGTGTACGCGCGTCGATTGCTAGGAGACGATTCCGTGCTGAAGGGCATTGCGGGCGCACCCTGTCGCCAGGGAGCAACGCTAGCACCGCGAACCCGGAGGGGGCGGCCGGTGTACGCGCTCACCCCCCAGCCAGGTGGACGGGCTTCAGCCCGGCGGCCACATGAGCGGACGGCCCGCGAGCAGGTGCAGGTGGATGTGGAACACCGTCTGGCCCGCGTCCCGGTTCGTGTTCATCACCACCCGGTAACCATTCGAGTCATGGCCCCGCTGCTGGGCCAGCTTCGCCGCCGCCGTGAAGAGGTGGCCCACCGTCGCCTCGTCCGCCGCCGTGACGTCGTTCACCGTCGCGATGTGCTTGCGAGGGATGAACAGCACGTGGGTGGGCGCCTGGGGGTTGATGTCCTCGAACGCCAGGCAGGTGTCATCCTGGTAGACCACTTTGGCCGGGATTTGGCCGTCTCGAATCTTGCAAAAGAGGCAATCGGACATGGGGCCGGGGCTTAGCAACGCGCGAGGCGGCGGGAAATCCCCACCGGGCACATTGTTGAGGAGCCAAGGGACTGTCCGGGAGCGGACGGGGCGGCGCTTGGGTGGGAAAGCGGGGGTGGAGGTGGGGGACGCCGTGCCGGGTGTGCACTTCGACTCAAACGCCCCTACCGGTGATATTCCAGGCCCCGACGATGAAATCCCTTCGCATCTCCCAGCTCCTCGAGGACCACGACTACGACCTGCGGCTGACGCTCATCGCGGGCGCGAGCGGGCTGACTCGGACGGTGGACTCCCCGCGCATCCAGAAGCCGGGGCTGGCGCTGGCGGGCTTCACCGAGCACCTCCACCCGCGCCGGGTCCAGGTATTCGGCAACACGGAGATTTCGTACCTGGCCACACTGCCTGCGTCGCGGCAGCGCGAGGCCCTGGCCAAGCTCTTCGAGGAAGAGGACCTGGCGTGTGTCGTGGTGACGAAGGAGCTGGAGATTCCGCCCATCCTCGTGGAGACCTGCGAGGCGGGAGGCCTGGCGCTGATGAAGACGCCGCTGCTCTCCAGTGAGTTCATCACCCGGGTGCAGTCCTTCCTGGAAGAAGCCCTCACCGAGTCCAGCAGCCTGCACGGCGTGCTGATGGACGTCTTCGGCGTGGGCATCCTGCTGCTCGGCAAGAGCGGCATCGGCAAGAGCGAGATTGCCCTGGACCTGGTGATGCGGGCCCACCGGCTGGTCGCGGATGACATCGTCGACGTCACCCGGCGCAAGGGGGCCGTCTACGGCGCGGGAAACCCGGTCATCAAGCACCACATGGAAATCCGGGGCCTGGGCATCATCAACATCAAGGACCTGTTCGGCGTGGCGGCGGTGCGCGCGCAGAAGAAAATCGAGCTCGTCATCGAGTTGCAGGAGTGGGACCCGCACCAGGAATACGACCGGCTGGGAGTGGAGGACAAGCACCTGCAGATTGTGGGTGTGGACATCCCGCTGTCAGTGGTACCCGTGCGTCCAGGCCGCAACATGGCGACCATCATCGAGGTGGCCGCCCGCAACCAGTTGTTGAAGCTTCAGGGCCACCACTCGGCGAGAGAGTTCGCCGAGCGGCTCAACCGAGCCATCGCCGAAGGGGCGATGCGCCGCACCTTGGGAGAAGAGGTCGAGTGACCGCGCCCGCGAAACAGTTGGTCGTCATCACCGGCATGTCCGGCTCCGGCAAGTCCACCGCCATCCGGGCGTTGGAGGACTCGGGGTTCTTCTGCATCGACAACCTGCCGGTGGTGCTGTTGCCCAAGCTCACGGAGCTGGCGGGCGGAGGCCACATCGAGCGCATGGCGTTGGTGGTGGACGCGCGCGAGGGTGTCTTCCTCAAGGAAGCGCCGCGCATCCTCGACGAGGTCCGCCGCGCCGGGCACCACGTGGAGGTGCTGTTCCTCGACTCCAGCGATGACAGCCTCATCCGCCGCTTCAGCGAGACGCGCCGCCGCCACCCGCTGGCGCCCACGGGCACCGTCGCGGACGGCATCCAGGCGGAGCGCGCGGCGCTGAGGGATTTGCGCGAAATCGCCGACCAGGTCATCGACTCGTCGGTGCTGAACGTCCACGACTTGAAGCGCATGGTGCAGGCGCGCTTCAGCCCGGAGCCCGCCAAGGGCCCCAGTCTGTCGGTGATGTCGTTCGGCTACCGGTACGGCGTGCCGCCGCAGGCGGACCTGGTGCTGGACGTGCGCTTCCTGCCCAACCCGTACTTCGTCCCGGACATGAAGGGGCTGACGGGCAAGGTCCCCAAGGTCTCCGCCTACGTGCTGGACCGCGAGGAGACGCAGCAGTTCCTCGAGAAGGTGGAGGACCTCTGCCGCTTCCTCTTCCCGCGCTACCAGAAGGAGGGGAAGGCGTACCTCACGGTGGCGCTGGGGTGCACGGGAGGCAAGCACCGCTCGGTGGCCATCGCCGCGGAGCTCACCCGGAGACTGAGCGACGAGAACACCCGCGTTCAGCTTTGGGACCGGGACATCGAGAAGGAATAGCAGGAGACGGACATGATGCTGCTTCTTCTCGCGCTCGGGGTGGCGATGGACGCCACCGCGGTGTCGGGCGGCATGGCCATTCGAGGGGCCCGGCCGCCGGACATCTTCAAGCTGGCGCTCACCTTCGGCGTGTTCCAGTTCGGCATGTCGCTGGGCGGCGCGCTGGGTGGCAAGGCCATCCTCACGCACTTCGCGGCCATCGACCATTGGATTGCCTTTGGCCTGCTCGCGCTGGTGGGCGGGCACATGATTTGGGAGGCGTTCTCCCATGACGAGGAGGAGCGCGCCGCGGCCCCCGTCGGCATCCGGCTGCCCATGTTGCTGACGTTGGGCGTGGCCACGAGCATCGACGCGCTCGCGGTGGGCGTGACGTTGCCCGCGCTGGACCTGGGCATCTTCTATTCGACGGGGCTCATCGGCGTGATGACCTTCGTGCTGAGCGTCCTGGGCGCGTGGGCCGGCAAGCGGCTGGGTGAGCGCTTCGGCACCGGCATCGAAATCCTGGGTGGCCTGGTGCTCATCGGTATCGGCACCAAGACACTCGTGGAGCATCTGTCCGCCTGAGGTTTCCAGCGGGGCCTCGGGTGGGGCACAGTGGCCGCTTGGAGGCTTCATGTCCCTGTCGCGCTCGCGGCACTTCCACGTGGCCATTGTCGGCGGTGGGTTCGGAGGCCTGGGCACGGCCATCCGGCTCAAGCAGGAGGGCGTGGAGGACTTCGTCCTCTTCGAGCGGAGCGCGGAGCTCGGCGGCGTCTGGCGCGACAACGACTATCCCGGGTGCGCGTGTGACGTCCCCTCGCACCTGTACTCGTTCTCCTTCGCGCCGAATCCGAACTGGTCCCGCGTGTACTCGCCCCGGTCGGAGATTCAGGCCTATCTGCGCGACTGCGCGACGCGGTTCGGAGTGCTCGGGCACGTCC is part of the Myxococcus landrumus genome and encodes:
- a CDS encoding ferrichrome ABC transporter permease, coding for MLRYAVAIFTSAFLLFGVQPLAGRYALPWYGGTPGVWTACMLFFQVALLGGYAYAHGLASRLTARTQAKVHLGVVAGAVVLLALRALWVGSPVAPGAEWRPSGSEWAVPRLLAMLAVTIGLPFFVLSTTGPLLQSWFARARPGRSPYALYALSNVGSLLALLGYPFLVEPWVGRGAQAWGWGVGFVLFAVACAVCAVDVLRHERAGAVAATSSADATRPGDTSTPSAEALTTAGREPLDAETAFEAMKQEARGTAIASPDTDARPGVGKTLTWLALSMCASVLLLATTNQLSQDVAAGPFLWVLPLAVYLLTFIIAFSRESFYSRTLYSVLLIGSGAAVAHAHAAGPHFPLPLQLLAYAVSLFAGCMVCHGELYRLRPAPRHLSAFYLWVSAGGVLGALFVSGVATALFRAYWEYPLSLGGCCAVAFAGMVRGPSGETWSQRGRRVLRGAMLVMVTANLFLTVNRELDRALFSARNFFGVVRVMEQNAGQPNNHLFSLRHGAITHGWQYVAPERRAEPTTYFTQQSGLGHAIAEQRRLREAVGLPPGLRVGVLGLGVGTSAALLEKGDVGRFYEINPAVIALARGEGGFFSYLGDSPATIDVVEGDARISLEQELERGEPNAFDVLALDVFSSDAVPVHLLTEEAVSLYRKHLGPHGVLALHISNVHLDLVPVTLAHARRLGMHATFVFHETQGDALRSNWMLLSQDKEFSWGPTFTRSTARVRRLGLRGEPDFIWTDDRSSVLQAVRQGGPNASVMDIEAASGPPAVAQPAAD
- a CDS encoding histidine triad nucleotide-binding protein; amino-acid sequence: MSDCLFCKIRDGQIPAKVVYQDDTCLAFEDINPQAPTHVLFIPRKHIATVNDVTAADEATVGHLFTAAAKLAQQRGHDSNGYRVVMNTNRDAGQTVFHIHLHLLAGRPLMWPPG
- a CDS encoding carbon starvation CstA family protein: MSLPLIAGVFLAVLALGYRFYGGFIARQFGLDREVATPAHTKQDGVDFVPTKPFYLLGQHFSAIAAAGPIAGPILAAQQFGWLPALLWIAVGAVFIGAMHDFATLVASVRHGAVSIAEVVRSHLGPTAGLAMLAFIWVALVYVIVAFTDATAATFVSGDAELEGLTFRFNPGGAVAFASIAYLVLAVVMGLVDRYLKPPLWLQTLIFVPATLGVVFLGTRMSTLLVMDAKSWAALILAYCFVASLTPVWVLLQPRGYLGGFVLYAALAVGVVGIFYGGLSGELSIQQPAFVGFEVAGPSGMLFPFLFVTIACGACSGFHGLVCSGTTSKQIDQEPHCKPVGYGAMLLEGFVAVIALATVMVATKADLTGKAPGAVYGAGLGRFLVTVLGKEHLVFATTFGAMAFSTFVFDTLDVSTRLGRYILQELTGKKGRAAAMVATLVTCGVPLLFVFLAGTGAWRSFWTLFGTSNQLLASLSLLGVCVWLKRTGRPFGYALVPMVFVGAVTVTSLVLLVREALLPMSSAVSRVNGVVAVVLLALALSLFTVGARALLARRPPPAPAPAV
- a CDS encoding YoaK family protein, yielding MPFSTESSPSNRRAYTVLSLLLAAVAGEVNATGFVALGMHTSHMSGNMAALGESLAQGERHLAVLAAQLLVSFVLGAVCAAALLDASRHRSRGRHVAALLVEVLLLAGIGMALGASPGTRAPVLLWGLSFVMGLQNALVTRVSGAVVRTTHVTGVLTDIGIQVVRMFAWVRDGARGQGLPGVVRQLRALPSAIEFERTRLHLGLALSFLVGCTSGPFLYMRHGPAALGLPCAVLLLLIGLDLSPAAHRHPGSASRA
- the hprK gene encoding HPr(Ser) kinase/phosphatase, coding for MKSLRISQLLEDHDYDLRLTLIAGASGLTRTVDSPRIQKPGLALAGFTEHLHPRRVQVFGNTEISYLATLPASRQREALAKLFEEEDLACVVVTKELEIPPILVETCEAGGLALMKTPLLSSEFITRVQSFLEEALTESSSLHGVLMDVFGVGILLLGKSGIGKSEIALDLVMRAHRLVADDIVDVTRRKGAVYGAGNPVIKHHMEIRGLGIINIKDLFGVAAVRAQKKIELVIELQEWDPHQEYDRLGVEDKHLQIVGVDIPLSVVPVRPGRNMATIIEVAARNQLLKLQGHHSAREFAERLNRAIAEGAMRRTLGEEVE
- a CDS encoding serine/threonine-protein kinase, with translation MNAHNPSARLRPFRPQPFGRYTLLSHLGTGGMGEIYLARLEGAQGFEKLCVIKKILPQLAEDSDFVERFVGEARTLVRLSHGSIAQVLDMGLHEGEAYMALEHVDGKDLRKVAARVRDRQVPLPLTFILYVMGRVLDALAYAHRKKDDDGEDLKLVHRDISPQNILISYEGEVKVIDFGLAKSRLSAAKTNPSIILGKFLYMSPEQARHQPVDRRSDLYAVGLTLYELISGKNPFDGIHPGELMSVVANPKVAPLDEVEPLTPRAVTALVAKALEVDPTQRFQSAEEFRGRLQACLMEIDPSAGPESVSRFMRELFAADFQFERRLLTSLRDVPRGGGTSESRAVESDEGGPAPRPTLPAGAMLPAKTIRLDGPVEALSFHPTPRSRDGGGPVNDGETRPGIPIDEATRPAFPVEAIEEEARARAARLNPDTSPSVEVAPEPVVRPPPVPPPAIEPLPRPGMLSLDVSFAPLPAEALPPPPVVAPRSDMRPTELELRPVGAVMGLSLEPELVVPPENTEPRGEPLRSPGEDTRPGVAGARQPAPVMGGRPGGAPPPAPVMPQRQSLSGPTAPPPPGSPSRSGPMVMPAIPGLPPPGAPPPGSPTRSGAMVMPAVTGQPPPGSPTRSGAMVMPAIAGQPPPGAPQPGSPQRPMPAAPGMFPPGAPPPGSPQRSASMSMPAVGGLPPGVPPPGASQRPPGMSPPGAPPPGSPQRSASMSMPAVGGLSPQGVSPPGAPQRPASMPAGAQPSPMAQSPGAPQRPMSGASPVAGAPARTGALMMPAVVAPGAVGRAAASDEVFDFRGDAPAHESLTEESRVGDSRADDAEPPLVARGESEADGDLPVVTPEQMGYGESPSRMEEMDTNPRVSRPSRTERSDDTQPRGPRDGDTDPRAPRESDTQPRAAAMVHEDTQPRVVLDASFLRDAEGAVREHEERLGTARPKTGSRRVRQSSPGMSPVQGRRTGSTSAIRPAPAPVPVEDDEEDVDVRVSMPSHEETRRTSVPSRPSSRGPGEDTRKTAMPRRSSKTAVVVVTGVMVALVAGATALALAPEVRKAVMRQLGIPSAREVPVIPKARASAAPSQGTPTEVTLRDGALPEDAPDTAPTVVDAPAAAAPAPSKNDAAHVAEDNTLLAPLMSDGNTKSATVKRSGTSRVRIISGGAGRNVSELKREWKATLALFKTLEEFRSCDDLGHLCLKRDDLREQIETSPGGETDPVLLDKVRQFKRIVQQQLDKVAE